From the genome of Streptomyces sp. NBC_01317, one region includes:
- a CDS encoding ATP-grasp domain-containing protein, with protein MTVVALEALSFGLARTAAAAASAGHRLCLLTGDRSVYRHELDTLPPGTALDVVDVDTFDVDATRRAFAAVPGVAGIINTTDTWSVPAALLAAEYRLPGPDPESVRLLRDKARVRDLLHGKGLGKSPALRVAPDPASAAEVLGTVGLPVVLKDASGTSSRDVWVVRDEEALRAALGEAGQRALTGGLFAEPFLSGPLYSAETISWDGESRLLGVLSRQTSREPAVREEAAAFPVVFPHGGLGEIEEWVGRVLHTAGHHSGFAHVEFVLTSEGPQLVEINRRIGGALVGEALCLSLGTNVYEAVIEVALGVRPALMDARLGHTGPASGFVLVYADRPGVLTGWRGLDGLGDYPGSVRWFPTRAPGDTVRYVHDQRGCTGIVLAEGATAELALHRALSAAGGVRAVVAADDGL; from the coding sequence ATGACGGTGGTGGCGCTGGAGGCGCTGTCCTTCGGACTGGCCAGGACGGCCGCCGCCGCGGCGTCCGCCGGGCACCGGCTGTGCCTGCTCACCGGTGACCGGTCGGTCTACCGGCACGAGCTGGACACACTGCCGCCCGGTACGGCCCTGGACGTGGTGGACGTCGACACGTTCGACGTGGACGCCACCCGGCGGGCGTTCGCCGCCGTGCCCGGGGTCGCGGGGATCATCAACACCACCGACACGTGGAGTGTGCCGGCGGCGCTGCTCGCCGCCGAGTACCGGCTGCCGGGGCCCGATCCGGAGTCCGTACGGCTGCTGCGGGACAAGGCGCGGGTACGGGATCTCCTGCACGGCAAGGGCCTGGGCAAGAGCCCCGCCCTGCGGGTGGCCCCCGACCCCGCGAGCGCGGCGGAAGTGCTAGGTACGGTCGGCCTGCCGGTGGTCCTCAAGGACGCGTCGGGCACCTCGTCGCGTGACGTCTGGGTGGTGCGGGACGAGGAGGCGCTGCGCGCCGCGCTCGGCGAGGCGGGACAACGCGCCCTCACCGGGGGGCTGTTCGCCGAGCCGTTCCTGTCCGGTCCGCTCTACAGCGCGGAGACGATCAGCTGGGACGGGGAGAGCCGGCTGCTGGGGGTGCTCAGCCGGCAGACCTCGCGGGAGCCCGCCGTACGGGAGGAGGCCGCGGCCTTCCCCGTCGTGTTCCCGCACGGCGGACTCGGCGAGATCGAGGAGTGGGTGGGGCGGGTCCTGCACACCGCGGGGCACCACAGCGGCTTCGCGCACGTCGAGTTCGTCCTCACCTCCGAGGGGCCGCAGCTGGTCGAGATCAACCGGCGGATCGGCGGTGCGCTGGTCGGTGAGGCGCTGTGCCTGTCACTGGGGACCAATGTGTACGAGGCCGTGATCGAGGTGGCGCTGGGTGTACGGCCCGCGCTGATGGACGCCCGCCTCGGACACACGGGCCCCGCCAGCGGCTTTGTCCTCGTGTACGCGGACCGGCCCGGCGTCCTGACCGGCTGGCGCGGGCTCGACGGGCTGGGCGACTACCCAGGCTCGGTGCGGTGGTTCCCGACGCGGGCGCCGGGGGACACGGTGCGGTACGTGCACGACCAGCGCGGCTGTACGGGCATCGTGCTGGCGGAGGGCGCCACCGCGGAACTGGCGCTGCACCGGGCGCTCAGCGCCGCCGGGGGTGTGCGGGCCGTTGTCGCGGCCGACGACGGCCTGTGA
- a CDS encoding SDR family NAD(P)-dependent oxidoreductase: MDMELSGRTAVVTGAGRGIGLAVTRALAAEGAQVVAGSRSVTEELEKLAGTHAVHPVAVDLAAPSGPADLIARAVELTGGVDVLVNNVGGVRPRTEGFLSVTDDDWDHALLVNLMTAVRTIRAVVPHFLDRGAGNIVTISSVNAALPDPLVVDYGAAKAALTNVCKAVSKEYGPRGIRSNTISPGPVSTALWLGDGGVAATVARASGQDPAAVAEHAAGDSVTGRFTRPEEVADLVVWLAGGRASNITGTDFGIDGGLITTV; the protein is encoded by the coding sequence ATGGACATGGAACTGAGCGGCAGAACAGCGGTCGTGACGGGCGCCGGCCGGGGCATCGGACTGGCCGTGACCCGGGCGCTGGCCGCCGAGGGGGCGCAGGTCGTCGCCGGCTCCCGTTCGGTCACCGAGGAACTGGAGAAGCTGGCCGGGACCCACGCCGTCCACCCGGTGGCGGTGGATCTCGCGGCCCCCTCGGGGCCCGCCGACCTGATCGCGCGGGCGGTCGAACTCACCGGTGGGGTCGACGTCCTCGTCAACAACGTCGGCGGGGTGCGTCCCCGCACCGAGGGATTCCTGTCGGTCACGGACGACGACTGGGATCACGCGCTGCTGGTCAACCTGATGACGGCGGTACGGACGATCCGGGCCGTCGTCCCGCACTTCCTCGACCGGGGCGCCGGGAACATCGTGACCATCAGCTCGGTGAACGCCGCGCTCCCCGATCCGCTGGTCGTGGACTACGGCGCGGCCAAGGCGGCGCTGACCAACGTCTGCAAGGCGGTGTCCAAGGAGTACGGGCCCCGGGGCATCCGGAGCAACACGATCAGTCCGGGGCCCGTCTCCACGGCGCTCTGGCTCGGGGACGGCGGCGTCGCCGCCACCGTGGCGCGGGCGTCCGGGCAGGACCCGGCCGCCGTAGCCGAGCACGCGGCGGGCGACTCGGTCACCGGGCGGTTCACCCGCCCCGAGGAGGTCGCCGACCTCGTCGTCTGGCTGGCCGGCGGGCGCGCGTCCAACATCACCGGGACCGACTTCGGCATCGACGGCGGACTGATCACGACCGTCTGA
- a CDS encoding DUF6629 family protein: MCWSATANLVAGAAIASVGVACVARVRRARDLPLAALPLLLGAHQITEAVVWDGGGGTGAATLAWAVVALPLLAVWVPLGVLLAAQGHARRRLVVPAVLGLAVAGVLAFQLSAGTVRAEVRGHTVGYVLDLPDAPVVVAGYLLATLGALLLAGDPLLRLLGGTVAAGAVVCALLWRLEFVSTWCAVAAVASVMLLGWVGRTVGEFTPHDAGTH, from the coding sequence ATGTGCTGGAGTGCGACGGCCAATCTCGTGGCGGGCGCCGCGATCGCCTCGGTCGGCGTGGCGTGTGTGGCGCGCGTGCGCCGGGCCCGCGATCTGCCGCTCGCCGCGCTGCCGCTGCTCCTGGGCGCCCACCAGATCACCGAGGCCGTCGTGTGGGACGGCGGCGGGGGCACCGGGGCCGCCACGCTCGCCTGGGCGGTGGTGGCGCTGCCGCTCCTGGCGGTGTGGGTGCCCCTGGGCGTCCTGCTGGCCGCCCAGGGGCACGCCAGGCGCCGGCTGGTGGTGCCCGCCGTGCTCGGGCTCGCCGTCGCCGGTGTCCTCGCCTTCCAGCTGTCCGCGGGGACCGTACGGGCGGAGGTGCGCGGTCACACCGTCGGGTACGTCCTCGACCTTCCGGACGCGCCCGTGGTCGTGGCGGGCTATCTGCTCGCCACGCTCGGGGCCCTGCTCCTCGCCGGCGATCCCCTGCTCCGGCTGCTCGGCGGGACGGTCGCGGCCGGGGCGGTCGTGTGCGCCCTGCTGTGGCGGCTGGAGTTCGTCTCCACCTGGTGTGCGGTCGCCGCGGTGGCGTCGGTCATGCTCCTCGGCTGGGTGGGGCGTACGGTCGGGGAGTTCACGCCCCACGACGCCGGAACACACTGA
- a CDS encoding sigma-70 family RNA polymerase sigma factor — MSPTTARPVKPVPAPVRATTRHDSHRDDRVTAWALAAGRGDREAAEHFVRATYDDVRRFVAHLSGDVPGADDLAQETYVRALTGLAKFAGRSCARTWLLSIARCVVVDRYRSAAARPRVADTTDWQLAAERAQPRHLPGFDESVAVYDLLDTMNGPRRQAFVLTQLLGLSYAEAAVAADCPVGTVRSRVARARRDLTSVWQADGAVLAGQPA, encoded by the coding sequence ATGTCCCCCACAACTGCCCGGCCCGTCAAGCCCGTTCCCGCCCCCGTCCGTGCCACCACCCGCCATGACAGCCACCGGGACGACCGCGTCACCGCCTGGGCGCTGGCCGCAGGACGCGGTGACCGGGAGGCCGCCGAGCACTTCGTCCGCGCCACGTACGACGACGTGCGGCGGTTTGTCGCCCACCTCAGCGGTGACGTGCCCGGCGCCGACGACCTGGCCCAGGAGACCTACGTACGGGCCCTGACCGGCCTGGCCAAGTTCGCCGGCCGCTCCTGCGCCAGGACCTGGCTGCTGTCGATCGCCCGGTGTGTCGTCGTCGACCGCTACCGCAGCGCCGCCGCGAGACCCCGGGTCGCCGACACCACGGACTGGCAACTGGCCGCCGAGCGCGCCCAGCCACGCCATCTGCCCGGCTTCGACGAGAGCGTGGCGGTGTACGACCTCCTCGACACGATGAACGGGCCGCGCCGCCAGGCCTTCGTCCTGACCCAACTCCTCGGCCTGTCCTACGCGGAGGCCGCCGTCGCCGCCGACTGCCCCGTCGGTACGGTCCGTTCGCGCGTCGCACGGGCCCGGCGCGACCTCACCTCGGTCTGGCAGGCCGACGGCGCGGTCCTCGCCGGGCAACCGGCCTGA
- a CDS encoding lamin tail domain-containing protein, with translation MPRTRIAVTAAATAAATLFMFPGQAQAAGSVHLTKIWYNSPGSDSRSNASLNGEWVQIKNTTTKSVSLKGWTLTDASKHAYTFGTFTLKAGKTVTVKTGKGTNTAATVFQKRGAYVWNNDKDTATLRRATKAVQDTCAYNAPKSSSKAC, from the coding sequence ATGCCCCGTACCCGCATAGCCGTCACCGCCGCCGCCACCGCGGCCGCCACCTTGTTCATGTTCCCCGGCCAGGCCCAGGCCGCCGGATCCGTGCACCTCACGAAGATCTGGTACAACTCCCCGGGTTCGGACAGCCGTTCCAACGCCAGCCTCAACGGCGAGTGGGTCCAGATCAAGAACACCACCACCAAGTCGGTGAGCCTCAAGGGCTGGACGCTCACCGACGCCTCCAAGCACGCCTATACGTTCGGTACGTTCACGCTCAAGGCCGGTAAGACCGTCACGGTGAAGACCGGCAAGGGCACGAACACCGCCGCGACGGTGTTCCAGAAGCGCGGCGCCTACGTCTGGAACAACGACAAGGACACCGCGACCCTGCGGCGCGCCACCAAGGCCGTTCAGGACACGTGTGCGTACAACGCCCCGAAATCCTCCTCCAAGGCCTGCTGA
- a CDS encoding helix-turn-helix domain-containing protein, which translates to MVVILDVRQVAPAERAEAIREAIWNTVVRVEIEHQPEPDRIAVCGVISDVGRLNVCSVAANATTVRRTPRLARDDLPPSVFLGLQVSGTSMVVQGGREAVLRPGDFAIYDTTVPYTLLQPQGIHQHFFRMAQSDLALPADALGRLTALRFGTEHPMADLAATYLRRLAETPHVPDLTVADAVGTASIELIRAALTSRLPDPRPAREPLEATLDVRIMEYVRAHLADHDLTAARIARRHNVSVRHLYAILARSGVHLGDWIRTHRLENCRRDLARPGAGAVTIASVARRWGFGNASHFGRVFKEAYGMSPREWRDSR; encoded by the coding sequence ATGGTGGTCATCCTCGATGTGCGGCAGGTGGCGCCGGCCGAGCGGGCCGAGGCGATCCGCGAGGCGATCTGGAACACAGTCGTCCGGGTCGAGATCGAACACCAGCCGGAGCCCGACCGCATCGCCGTGTGCGGTGTGATCAGCGACGTGGGACGGCTCAACGTCTGTTCCGTCGCGGCCAACGCCACCACCGTCCGGCGCACCCCCCGGCTCGCCCGGGACGATCTGCCGCCCAGCGTGTTCCTCGGCCTCCAGGTGTCCGGCACCAGCATGGTGGTCCAGGGAGGCCGCGAGGCGGTGCTGCGGCCCGGCGACTTCGCGATCTACGACACCACCGTCCCGTACACGCTGCTCCAGCCGCAGGGGATCCACCAGCACTTCTTCCGCATGGCGCAGAGCGATCTGGCCCTCCCGGCGGACGCGCTCGGGCGGCTCACCGCACTGCGGTTCGGTACGGAGCACCCGATGGCCGACCTCGCGGCGACCTATCTGCGCCGGCTGGCCGAGACCCCGCACGTCCCTGACCTCACGGTCGCGGACGCCGTCGGCACCGCCAGCATCGAACTGATCCGGGCGGCCCTCACCTCCCGGCTCCCCGACCCCCGGCCGGCGCGCGAGCCGCTCGAAGCCACCCTGGACGTACGGATCATGGAGTACGTACGCGCGCATCTCGCCGACCACGACCTGACCGCCGCCCGCATCGCACGCCGGCACAACGTGTCCGTACGGCATCTGTACGCGATCCTCGCCCGCTCCGGCGTCCACCTCGGCGACTGGATCAGGACGCACCGGCTGGAGAACTGCCGCAGGGACCTCGCGCGGCCGGGCGCGGGAGCCGTGACGATCGCGTCGGTCGCCCGGCGCTGGGGGTTCGGCAACGCCAGCCATTTCGGCCGCGTCTTCAAGGAGGCGTACGGGATGTCCCCGCGCGAATGGCGCGACAGCAGGTGA
- a CDS encoding pyridoxal-phosphate dependent enzyme, protein MKAPDLIRLGDNIVLARFETMKVYAALGAVRALLRAGRVVPGQTLVDSSSGIYALALAMACHRYGLRCHIVASTTVDAVMRAQLEVLGATVDQMPPSSSLRLDQERRVRHVRQLLAERPDFHWMRQYHDPVHYAGYGEFAGLVSEALPDAELTVVGAVGTGASTGGLVQALRGSGRSVRLVGIQPFGSVTFGSERFSDPEAIIAGIGSSIPFENVRHELYDTLHWVDFRHAMAGAVGLLRDHAVFAGLSTGAAHLVASWEAALDPGRQHLVIGADTGHRYAERVFARHAEALDRSSLRPRRITDLDELRPPWSVMEWAGRAHQESGATPAEEVS, encoded by the coding sequence ATGAAGGCGCCGGACCTGATCAGGCTGGGCGACAACATCGTGCTGGCCCGGTTCGAGACGATGAAGGTGTACGCGGCGCTCGGCGCCGTCCGCGCCCTGCTGCGCGCGGGCCGGGTCGTCCCGGGCCAGACGCTCGTGGACAGTTCGAGCGGCATCTACGCGCTGGCCCTCGCGATGGCCTGCCACCGCTACGGCCTGCGCTGCCACATCGTGGCCTCCACGACCGTCGACGCGGTGATGCGCGCGCAGTTGGAGGTGCTCGGCGCGACCGTCGACCAGATGCCGCCGTCGAGCAGCCTGCGGCTGGACCAGGAGCGGCGGGTGCGGCACGTACGTCAACTGCTGGCGGAGCGGCCGGACTTCCACTGGATGCGGCAGTACCACGACCCCGTGCATTATGCCGGCTACGGCGAGTTCGCCGGTCTGGTCTCCGAGGCTCTGCCCGACGCCGAGCTGACGGTGGTCGGCGCGGTGGGTACGGGCGCGTCCACCGGCGGTCTGGTGCAGGCGCTGCGCGGGTCCGGGCGGTCGGTGCGGCTGGTGGGAATCCAGCCGTTCGGCAGTGTGACCTTCGGCAGTGAGCGGTTCAGCGACCCGGAAGCGATCATCGCGGGCATCGGCAGCTCCATCCCGTTCGAGAACGTGCGGCACGAGCTGTACGACACACTCCACTGGGTGGACTTCCGCCATGCCATGGCGGGTGCGGTGGGCCTGCTGCGGGACCACGCGGTGTTCGCCGGGCTGTCCACCGGGGCGGCCCACCTGGTCGCCTCGTGGGAGGCGGCCCTCGATCCCGGGCGGCAGCATCTTGTCATCGGCGCCGACACCGGACACCGGTACGCGGAAAGGGTGTTCGCCCGGCACGCGGAGGCGCTGGACCGGTCGTCGCTGCGGCCCCGGCGGATCACGGACCTGGACGAACTGCGGCCACCGTGGTCGGTGATGGAGTGGGCCGGGCGGGCCCACCAGGAGTCCGGCGCGACGCCGGCGGAGGAGGTCTCATGA
- a CDS encoding cold-shock protein, with product MASGTVKWFNAEKGFGFIEQDGGGADVFAHYSNIAAQGFRELQEGQKVNFDVTQGQKGPQAENIVPA from the coding sequence ATGGCCAGTGGTACCGTCAAGTGGTTCAACGCGGAAAAGGGTTTCGGCTTCATCGAGCAGGACGGTGGCGGCGCTGACGTCTTCGCCCACTACTCGAACATCGCCGCCCAGGGCTTCCGCGAGCTCCAGGAGGGCCAGAAGGTGAACTTCGACGTCACGCAGGGCCAGAAGGGCCCGCAGGCGGAGAACATCGTTCCCGCCTGA
- a CDS encoding CAP domain-containing protein yields the protein MTELVPGGNLPLPDGALTIQVPGPFDLSVLITGDGGKVAGDEDFVFYNQPSAPGVRLGSGTVRVDPRRLRAGAGRLTVVVSAADPGVPLGRLPVPALTVSGEGRGVLARFTPVRPTRETVLLLAEIYRRGSAWKLRALGQGYADGLGGIARDFGVDVAEEAGAPAAVSPTPAASPVRAATPARTTPRPPASPQAALADGTEAEFAALVRTERLGAGAPPVIVEPRLSAAARAHAEAMARQGRLGAEAPDGTSVFQRITAGGYRYLRIEQQLVSGPRTPREFLDYCRSNASTRGPLRDSALTDAGIGRAVDPRSGDLCWTALWARPFTAEGLVRITAEVLALTNAERGAAGLRPLAPDRRLADAAQTYSVDMAARAFYSHTSPEGLAPWDRAAAAGAPHRGIGENIACGQRTAAEVLEGWMNSPGHRANILKPDFTHLGVGYAGGGPAGTYWTQLFGRM from the coding sequence ATGACCGAGTTGGTTCCCGGGGGGAATCTGCCGCTGCCGGACGGGGCGCTGACGATCCAGGTGCCCGGCCCCTTCGACCTGTCCGTCCTGATCACCGGAGACGGCGGGAAGGTGGCCGGTGACGAGGACTTCGTGTTCTACAACCAGCCGTCGGCCCCCGGGGTCCGGCTCGGCTCCGGCACCGTCCGGGTGGACCCCCGGCGGCTGCGGGCCGGGGCCGGGCGGCTCACCGTCGTCGTGAGCGCGGCCGATCCGGGTGTCCCGCTCGGCCGGCTGCCCGTTCCGGCGCTGACGGTCAGCGGCGAGGGCCGGGGTGTCCTGGCCCGGTTCACGCCCGTACGCCCGACGCGTGAGACGGTCCTGCTGCTGGCGGAGATCTACCGGCGGGGCTCCGCGTGGAAGCTGCGCGCGCTGGGACAGGGGTACGCGGACGGGCTGGGCGGGATCGCCCGTGACTTCGGGGTGGACGTGGCGGAGGAGGCGGGGGCACCCGCCGCCGTGTCCCCGACGCCGGCCGCATCTCCTGTACGCGCAGCGACCCCGGCCCGCACCACACCTCGGCCGCCCGCCTCCCCGCAGGCGGCCCTCGCGGACGGTACGGAGGCGGAGTTCGCCGCCCTTGTCCGTACCGAACGGCTCGGGGCCGGCGCCCCGCCCGTGATCGTCGAACCCCGGCTCTCGGCGGCGGCCCGAGCCCATGCCGAGGCCATGGCACGGCAGGGCCGGCTGGGCGCGGAGGCGCCGGACGGGACATCGGTCTTCCAGCGGATCACGGCGGGCGGGTACCGCTATCTCCGGATCGAGCAGCAGCTGGTCTCAGGACCCCGTACACCGCGTGAGTTCCTGGACTACTGCCGGTCCAACGCCTCGACCCGAGGTCCGCTGCGGGACTCCGCGTTGACCGACGCCGGGATCGGGCGGGCGGTCGACCCGCGCTCCGGCGACCTCTGCTGGACGGCGCTGTGGGCCCGGCCCTTCACCGCCGAGGGCCTGGTCAGGATCACGGCCGAGGTGCTCGCCCTGACGAACGCGGAGCGTGGCGCGGCCGGGCTCCGGCCGCTGGCCCCCGACCGGCGGCTGGCCGACGCCGCGCAGACGTACAGCGTGGACATGGCCGCGCGGGCCTTCTACTCCCACACCTCACCCGAGGGGCTCGCTCCGTGGGACCGGGCGGCCGCCGCGGGCGCGCCCCACCGGGGCATCGGCGAGAACATCGCCTGCGGGCAGCGGACGGCGGCCGAGGTGCTGGAGGGGTGGATGAACAGCCCCGGGCACCGGGCGAACATCCTCAAGCCGGACTTCACCCACCTCGGCGTGGGGTACGCGGGCGGCGGCCCGGCGGGCACGTACTGGACGCAGCTCTTCGGCCGGATGTGA
- a CDS encoding MFS transporter: MAGAGPGHGASDGDEPRAGARLRSGPRSFLLAASFLITLGSFAVLPYMSVVLHQRLGLGLGTVGVVLAVASLVQFSGGVVGAALARRIGLRATMLVALAVRTAGFAAFVPGLGSPVASVGALFLVSCGAALYLPANKAYLVEGAPERDRPRLLSASGSAFNAGIALGPPLAAPFVLSSPAALFTVVSVLFAAVGVGHLLLPAVVSPEAAPDEGAPDEGAPEKSAPGVKPGAGDGVLPFLVTVVSVYVFMFFQHYLALYAVPRTSASFYGVVLMAYAGLLVVAQPPLSRWIAGLTYPGAMRVGFGAMAAGTAVIGTGGYAGIGAGAALICLGELVLFLKNDLEALARSSAPPATVFGRQRLAAGIGAFASGVVGGQLYGVAEQAGSAGAFWGVVSLQCVVLPVVLTAAVRHRYGGSAARTGDAPGVRPVARRGPRRRPARPR; encoded by the coding sequence GTGGCGGGGGCGGGTCCCGGCCATGGGGCCTCCGACGGGGATGAGCCCCGGGCCGGTGCGCGGCTCCGGTCGGGGCCCCGGTCGTTCCTGCTGGCTGCCTCGTTCCTGATCACGCTGGGCAGCTTCGCCGTCCTGCCGTACATGTCGGTGGTGCTGCACCAGCGGCTGGGTCTCGGCCTCGGCACGGTCGGTGTGGTGCTGGCCGTCGCCTCGCTGGTGCAGTTCTCCGGCGGGGTGGTGGGCGCGGCGCTGGCCCGGCGCATCGGGCTGCGGGCCACGATGCTGGTGGCGCTGGCGGTCCGTACGGCGGGCTTCGCCGCGTTCGTGCCGGGGCTCGGCAGTCCGGTGGCGTCGGTCGGCGCGCTGTTCCTGGTGTCCTGCGGGGCGGCGTTGTATCTCCCGGCGAACAAGGCGTATCTCGTGGAGGGGGCGCCGGAGCGGGACCGGCCGCGGCTGCTGTCGGCGAGCGGTTCGGCGTTCAACGCGGGGATCGCGCTGGGGCCTCCGCTGGCGGCGCCCTTCGTGCTGAGTTCACCGGCCGCGCTGTTCACCGTGGTCAGTGTGCTGTTCGCCGCCGTGGGGGTGGGGCATCTGCTGCTCCCGGCGGTGGTCTCCCCCGAGGCCGCTCCGGACGAGGGCGCTCCGGACGAGGGCGCTCCGGAGAAGAGCGCTCCCGGCGTGAAGCCGGGTGCCGGGGACGGTGTCCTGCCCTTCCTCGTCACCGTCGTGAGCGTGTACGTCTTCATGTTCTTCCAGCACTACCTGGCGCTGTACGCGGTCCCCCGCACCTCGGCCTCCTTCTACGGCGTCGTGCTGATGGCGTACGCGGGCCTCCTCGTCGTCGCGCAGCCGCCGCTGTCCCGGTGGATCGCCGGGCTCACCTACCCGGGCGCGATGCGGGTGGGGTTCGGCGCCATGGCGGCCGGGACGGCGGTCATCGGGACGGGCGGGTACGCGGGCATCGGGGCGGGGGCCGCGCTGATCTGCCTGGGTGAGCTGGTGCTCTTCCTCAAGAACGACCTGGAGGCCCTGGCCCGGTCGTCGGCGCCCCCGGCCACGGTCTTCGGCCGGCAGCGGCTGGCGGCGGGCATCGGGGCGTTCGCGAGCGGGGTGGTCGGCGGGCAGCTGTACGGCGTGGCCGAACAGGCGGGCTCCGCAGGGGCGTTCTGGGGCGTGGTGTCGCTCCAGTGCGTGGTGCTGCCCGTGGTGCTGACGGCGGCGGTGCGTCACCGGTACGGCGGGTCCGCCGCGCGGACCGGTGACGCACCGGGTGTCAGGCCGGTTGCCCGGCGAGGACCGCGCCGTCGGCCTGCCAGACCGAGGTGA
- a CDS encoding class I SAM-dependent methyltransferase has product MKWYEDESLWSDFASTMFSADRGETVAELVSSSPLLDFPPGTRVLDLCCGPGLFLVPLARRGYAVTGVDLSPSLLERATGACAEAEVDVRLVRADMLAYADPGAFDVVLNVFTSFGYFDDPEDNLQVLRNAWASLAPGGRLLVDVMGKEVLAGWIGRPQAVDLPDGSYVVQRDVVLDSWRRLRTDWTLVRGTTARTASIISFLYSGAELHDLFEAAGFTDVECFGGFDGSPYDQHSRRLIVRGTRK; this is encoded by the coding sequence TTGAAGTGGTACGAGGACGAATCTCTCTGGTCCGACTTCGCTTCCACGATGTTCTCGGCCGACCGGGGTGAGACGGTGGCCGAACTCGTGAGCTCCTCCCCCCTCCTGGACTTCCCGCCGGGCACCCGGGTCCTCGACCTGTGCTGCGGTCCCGGGCTGTTCCTCGTCCCGCTGGCCCGCCGCGGCTACGCCGTCACCGGGGTCGACCTCAGCCCGTCCCTGCTGGAGCGGGCCACGGGCGCGTGCGCGGAGGCGGAGGTCGACGTACGGCTCGTGCGGGCCGACATGCTCGCGTACGCCGATCCCGGCGCGTTCGACGTCGTGCTCAACGTCTTCACGTCGTTCGGCTACTTCGACGACCCCGAGGACAACCTCCAGGTGCTGCGCAACGCGTGGGCGAGCCTCGCGCCCGGCGGGCGGCTGCTGGTCGACGTGATGGGCAAGGAGGTGCTGGCAGGCTGGATCGGCCGGCCGCAGGCGGTCGACCTCCCGGACGGCTCGTACGTGGTGCAGCGTGACGTCGTCCTCGACAGCTGGCGCCGGCTGCGGACCGACTGGACGCTGGTGCGCGGCACGACGGCCCGTACCGCCTCGATCATCTCCTTCCTCTACAGCGGCGCCGAACTCCACGACCTGTTCGAGGCGGCCGGCTTCACCGATGTCGAGTGTTTCGGCGGCTTCGACGGCTCTCCTTACGACCAGCACTCCCGGCGCCTGATCGTCAGGGGGACCAGGAAATGA
- a CDS encoding ferric reductase-like transmembrane domain-containing protein produces MKPTPAPAAPDPAGRSAEADTAAESDTATGSDPTAEAAEAERTADRSRGRVTLRSDLRASIPDGLIALVLTAAVFALIYARIKAKTSSTVTVMPFMADAGGFWMYFLSQAFGWTALLWAWTTVVLGLLLGGSTPRWLPMSAPRLERLHRTTSLNTIALIFAHALLFAAELVRHDTARWNSAVYTAFVEAFVPGGYDSGTGVWAMPIGQAALYVAIPLGLLFYVRHRIGPKTWRVLHRFVIVVYVLSVWHVLLYGTNVWYDGWFRTTVWLLQLPIAALLLVRLLLPARRSEKLARPGAHTGSAAGWALRFTGRFAAAAVIAALLAIMISGSDGGRTVPPEDTSSTHNHD; encoded by the coding sequence ATGAAGCCGACCCCAGCGCCCGCCGCCCCCGATCCGGCCGGCCGATCCGCAGAAGCCGACACGGCCGCGGAATCCGACACCGCCACCGGGTCCGACCCGACCGCCGAGGCGGCCGAGGCCGAACGTACCGCAGACCGCTCGCGGGGCCGGGTCACACTCCGCTCGGATCTGCGCGCCTCCATACCCGACGGCCTGATCGCCCTGGTCCTGACCGCGGCGGTCTTCGCGCTGATCTACGCCCGTATCAAGGCGAAGACGTCCTCGACCGTGACCGTGATGCCGTTCATGGCCGACGCGGGCGGCTTCTGGATGTACTTCCTCAGCCAGGCCTTCGGCTGGACCGCCCTCCTGTGGGCGTGGACCACCGTCGTCCTCGGACTCCTGCTCGGGGGCTCCACACCCCGCTGGCTGCCGATGTCGGCCCCGCGCCTGGAACGTCTCCACCGCACCACGAGCCTCAACACGATCGCCCTGATCTTCGCCCATGCCCTGCTGTTCGCGGCGGAGTTGGTGCGCCACGACACCGCGCGCTGGAACTCCGCCGTCTACACCGCGTTCGTCGAGGCGTTCGTCCCGGGCGGGTACGACTCCGGGACCGGCGTGTGGGCGATGCCGATCGGGCAGGCCGCGCTCTACGTGGCGATCCCTCTCGGACTGCTCTTCTACGTCAGGCACCGGATCGGTCCCAAGACCTGGCGGGTCCTGCACCGCTTCGTGATCGTCGTGTACGTCCTGAGCGTGTGGCACGTCCTCCTCTACGGCACCAACGTCTGGTACGACGGGTGGTTCCGCACGACCGTGTGGCTGCTCCAACTGCCCATCGCCGCGCTCCTGCTGGTGCGCCTGCTGCTTCCCGCGCGACGCTCCGAGAAGCTGGCGCGGCCCGGTGCCCACACCGGCTCGGCGGCGGGCTGGGCCCTGCGGTTCACCGGCCGGTTCGCGGCGGCCGCCGTCATCGCGGCCCTGCTCGCCATCATGATCAGCGGCAGCGACGGCGGCCGCACGGTCCCCCCGGAGGACACCTCGTCCACCCACAACCACGACTGA